The following nucleotide sequence is from Candidatus Methylomirabilota bacterium.
TCCGCGGACGTGCGGGCGGCCACGAAGCGCTCGATGCCGGCGAGGTCGCGCCGCACCGTCACCTGCGCGAGCCCCGCGGCCCGGGCCAGCGCGCTCACCTCGGCCGCCTGAGCGCCACCGGCCGTCTCGAGCACGAGCGCACCCGAAGGCCTCAGCGCTCGCCTGGCCTCGGCGACGAGCCGCCGAAGGTCCCGCAAGCCGTCGGCCCCGCCATCCAGCGCCGCCCGCGGCTCGTGATCCCTCACCTCCGGCATCAGCTCGGCCAGGAGATCGGTGGGGAGGTAGGGCGGATTCGACACGATCAGATCGGCCTTCGCGGAGCCGATCGCCGCGAGGAGGTCGCCGGCGACAGGCCGAACGCGCTCCTGGAGGCCGAGCCGACGGGCGTTGCTGCGGGCGAGCACGAGGGCGGCCAGCGACGTGTCGGTCGCGATGAGATCGACGTCCGGCCGCTCGTGGGCGAGAGCGCAGGCGATGCAGCCCGAGCCCGTGCCGACGTCGACCACCAGCGGTCGCCGGCGGGGCGCGGGCGGCGGCAGCAGCGTGACCGCCCATTCGACGAGCATCTCCGTCTCCGGACGCGGGACGAGCACCGCCGGCGTCAGGACGAACCGGAGCCCCCGGAACTCCTCCCAGCCGAGGATCCGCTGGAGCGGCTCGCGCCGGGCACGCCGGCTCACCGCATGGTCGAAGCGTGTCGCCAGCCCCTCCTCCAGCTCGTGGGCGAGCGCCGGATAGAGGTCGAAGCGGCGCACCCCGAGCACACCGGCGAGCAGCCACTCCGCGTCGACGCCCGCCATCCCGATGCCGGCCTCCGCCAGCCGCGCGATCGCCGCGTCGAGGAGCTCCCGTCCCCTCACCCTGGTCGCCGGGGGCATCAGTGAGCCACCCGCTCCAGGCGCTCGGCCTGCTCGGCCGCGGCCAGCGCCTCGATCAGCTCGTCCAGATCGCCATCCAGAACCGCCGGGAGCCGGTGGAGCGTGAGACCGATGCGGTGGTCGGTGACGCGCGCCTGCGGAAAGTTGTAGGTCCGGATGCGCTCGCTCCGCTCCCCCGTGCCCACCTGGCTGCGCCG
It contains:
- the prmC gene encoding peptide chain release factor N(5)-glutamine methyltransferase; translation: MPPATRVRGRELLDAAIARLAEAGIGMAGVDAEWLLAGVLGVRRFDLYPALAHELEEGLATRFDHAVSRRARREPLQRILGWEEFRGLRFVLTPAVLVPRPETEMLVEWAVTLLPPPAPRRRPLVVDVGTGSGCIACALAHERPDVDLIATDTSLAALVLARSNARRLGLQERVRPVAGDLLAAIGSAKADLIVSNPPYLPTDLLAELMPEVRDHEPRAALDGGADGLRDLRRLVAEARRALRPSGALVLETAGGAQAAEVSALARAAGLAQVTVRRDLAGIERFVAARTSAETNSETA